The DNA sequence GTTGATACAAACATTAATTATTTAAAAGATAACCCACTTGGGTTTGATAGTGTTGATTATGGCACATGCGCTGCAATGTTTCAAAAAATGCAACAAGCGAGTAGTGATAACTTTGTTAAATACAAAGAAATTATTAAGGGTTATAACGCAGCTTCTGACAATATGCAATCTTTTCTTGATAGTGATATGGAGGAAATTAATGGCTTCCTTACTGCAATTGTTAATATTAGTAATAAGTTAGGATGGGTTAGTGTAGCTCTTGTCCCTAGTATTACAGACATCCTAGAAACAAAAAAAATATTTACATTTTCAAAGCGAAGTGAGAATAATGAAATTATTGATGCTGTTGGAAAGATGGAAGTACAAAAAGTTGATTTGGTAAAACGAAATGAATTAGAAGCAGGAAAAAGCCAAGCAATTAAAGAAGATGTAAATGTTGAAAACAGCAGCGATAACTGGAGATCAATAAAATCTTTTATTGACAAAATCGATGGTATGAGTGGAAAAATTGGAATCGGTGTTGGTTGGACAATGGGGCAAGCTATTTCAGGCTTTGGTTATTTTATGTTTCCAGGTTTTGGTGAACTTTATGCAGGCATTGAAAAAACTACAATACCAATGGCTCTAGCGAGTGCAACAACTAATGCAGCAAGCTCTTTAATCAAATTTATGCCTTCTGGTGCAAATTTAATTATTAGAGGAATCACAAAACTCGAAAAACTTGAAATTATAAAAGAAACAAAAGCACAAGATGGGAAAAATATAGTAACTTTTCTAATTACTTATATAATTTGTCTATTTTTGTATATTACATTATTTTCTATCTTTGCAGTTGCGCTCGTAACACTGTTAACAATCTCAAAAATAATTTACTATTTCATTGAGGTCATTATTGCTGTTTTTATTTCAACGGCAGTAATGCTTTGGGGACTCATTTTTGATAAAACAAGTTCTTCTTCAACAATTGGTGAATTCTTTTATAAAATTGTCTTATTGGCGCTATCTCCTATAAGCATCGTTCTTTCCATTTATGCCTTTTTATTCGCTAAAGGCGCAATGTTATGGCTGTACCGCCTGATTGCAGAATTTATATTGTTTTCATCCAAAAATATTATTCTGAAATTGGACTCAAAAAATGAAGGTATTTCAAATTTTACTGGGATAGATAACATCTTAGCAGGAATACAAGCATATGGTGTCTATAACATGGGTGAGATGCTCTTAGTTTTCTTCTCAATTTTTATTGCTTACACGATTATTATGCATTTTCATGACTGGGTTCTAAGTTATTTTGGTCATAAAGGAGGTAGTGCGGTACAAAAAAGTTTAAATAACGTCTTTAGTGACGTAAAACACAAAGCGACAACAAGAATTTAAAATACACAAAATTATACATAAAAAAGGAGTCAAAGTGAAAAAACTAGAAATAAATCGAAATGATATTATCGAACAAGCTAGGCAATTAATAGTTGCTTGCGCGGCTTTTTTGGCATGGGTAGACACACCATTTATCTTTATTTACGCACTATTTGGTTTTCCTCTTTCGATATATGTATTTACCAAAACGAAAAAAGATAAAAATGAGAATATGCCTAAAAAGTTTTTTATTTTGAGCATGATTGGTCACGCTTGTGGCTTTTTGTTTTTTCGTATTGTGATAGGAATGTAATCTATGAAATTTGAAACAGCAGATCAAACATACGCATTTTTTGAAGAGGCGAGAGTTGTATTAGCAACTCTTGAAGACAAAATAGAAAACTTCAATAAAGCTTCTCAGCGATTTGAAAATGCACAAAATGAATTTTCAAACATTGAAAAAAACATTGAAAATATCGGTAAAAGAATTGCTGAAAAAATACATGTCACTACTATTCAAGAGCATTTAATTAATAGTGTAAAAGTATTAAAAAATGCGGATGATGAGATTATTGAGATAACTAGACTTATTCAGCAAAGAAGAAAAGATGAAAGATCTAATTTGATTATTATACTTGTATCTTCATGTGTAGCTACACTCTTTACATGCGGAATTTTTATAGCGTTTGAAGCGGCGAATAAACCTCTTTTCAATCTTATCTATCAATTCGTTCATTAAGGAGAACACCATGAAAAATATCGCAATTATTAATACCAAAGGTGGCGTAGGTAAAAGCACCCTCGCTTTTCACGTTTTACCGGCCATTTTATCGGATAGAAATTTTGAGATTATCGAGATCGATAACAACAATAAAACGACTACGGCGTTTTTAAATACACAGATTCTCAAAGGGAAAATCATCTCGTTAAATATTCAAGAGGGTACGCAAAAACTTGAGGAACTCGTCGTCACCAATATGCTCGATGAGGACAAGATCAGCGTGATTGATGCCGGTGGTGGTGATGATTCACTGAAAGTAATCCATACATTTATTGATCAAGACTTGATAGCCGATACACTTTTTATCATCCCTTTTATGCCCGATTTCGTTCAGCTTAAAAACCTCGTAGATACATACAACGTTTTACCGTCTGAAGCAAAAATTCTAGTGGTGTTAAATAACGCGGATCTCAGTGATCCTGATCATCTTATGTTCGTCAAAGGTAACGAGGACTTTGAGATCCCTGATATCTCATCTACCTTTACGCACTTTGCTGTTTGTCCGAAAACTCCACTTTTTTCTTATGCCGCTTCACGCAATAAAGAGACGATCAAAGATCTTGCTCTACTCGCAAGCCAATATAACAAAAACGAGATACTTGAGTATGCGAAGACAAAAACAAAAAGCGATAAAGACAAAATGACGAAGATCTATCGCAATTGGAAAATTTCACGTAACGCGAAAGACTATCTCGAGAGTGAAGCGATCGCACAGCTAAAAAGCATTGTTTTGGGAGAGCAAGCATGAAGTACGAAGATTGGATTGCAAAGAACACGCCCTTAAAGCGTGTCTCTTCTCTTGAGCCTTATCGAGATGAAATTCAAAAACTCGTGAATTTAAACTACACGCATAATCAGATCGCTGATTATTTACAAGAAGTAAGAGGCCTTGAGATATCAAGGCAGCAAGTTCAAAAGTTTCTCTCGAAAAAAACAACCAAAGAAAAAGCGGTGCAAGCTGACAAAAGTGAAACACCGAAAGTCAGTTTAGAGGATAAGTTCAAAGGATTCCTCTAGGGCTTAAAAGATAGGTAATGCAACCTCGTGCCACCGTGATGCTACCGAAAGCAATCGTATGCAACCACTTGCTACTCAATGCTATCGAAAAGCTACCAAGTGCCACCAAAGAGCAACTCAAAGGCAACCGAGAAAACATTCACACCCAACGCCACGTTAATGGCACGAGGTGAAAAAAAGACGAAAAAGAGACAAAAATGCTTTCAATTGCAAATATGAATAGCGCGCAAGCGGCTCATTATCATGCAAAAGATCAAAACTACTATCAGCAAAATAAAGAGACAAGCGTTTGGGCTGGCAAAGGTGCTGAACGTTTAGGCTTGAGCGGTGAAATAGATATCAAAAAATTTGAGCGATTATGCTTTGGTATTCATCCTTGCGAAGAACGCACTCTTGTTGATATCAGTGAAAGAGCGGGAACGGATCTAACCTTTTCTGCTCCAAAATCCGCATCGATCTTATGTGAATTAGGTGATGAACGTACCAATCAACTCATACGTGCAGCACATGATCAAGCGGTGCAAACCACACTGTCATTTGTAGAAGATCATTATGCGCAAACAAGAGAACAAAAGGACGGGCATAGAGAAGCAATCTCAACCGGTAATCTCATCATCGCTAAATTTCAACACGATACCAGTAGAGAAAATGACCCATCATTGCATACGCATTGCTTTATCGTCAATGCAACGCAGAAGGAGAACGGTGAATGGAGAGCGTTGCACAATGATAAGCTCTTCACTCACAAGATGTTTTTAGGTCAGACGTATCGCAATGAATTGGCCAAAAATCTTCGAGACCAAGGATTTGCTATTGAGGTTACAAATGCCAAAGAGGGATTCTTTGAAATTCAAGGTGTTTCCAAAGAGCTGATCAGTGAATTTTCACAAAGGCGTGAGCAAGTCCTCGAGAAATACGAGGAGCTAAAAAAGCAATATCCTGGTCTCGAGGGAGAAAAACTCAAAGAGATGGCAACAACCGGCAGCCGAAACGTGAAAGATAAAAACGCTGATCGTAACGTCATTAAATACAACAATATCGAAAGAGCCAAAACCATTGTCACCGGTAAAGATTTGACCTATCTCAATCAGCTTAATAGCTCACATGCCAATCATGAACATCAAAAATTAACGGCTAAAGATGCGGTGGATCTTTCGATTCGTATTCAAAGCGAAAAGACGAGTGTATTTAATCGTGAAGATGTGATGAAAAACGCAATGAAGCTTTCGTTAGGCGAACATTCACTGAGTGCTATGCAGAATGCTTTTGATGATCATGTAAATGAGCGATCGATTGTGCAATTGGATCAAAATGCCTACTCTACACCAGAGCTCTTGCAAAAGGAGTTTGAGATTGTTGCAATGGCAAAAAACCGCACAGATCCTTTAATCTCTGCTCAACGCGTGGAGCAGTATCTAAGCCATACGCCTTATAGCCTCACAAAAGGACAACAAGAAGCGTATGCACACATTCTCTCAAGCAATGAGTCTATTTCAGTGATCCAGGGCGATGCTGGTACGGGTAAAACGTTTATGCTCAAAGCCGTTAGAGAAACGCTTGAAAGTCAAAAACAAAGTAGCAATCTACGAGGACTCGCTTTTACTGGAAAAGCCAGTGAAGAGCTTGAGCGTGAAAGTGGTATCCCCTCTACGACGTTACACGCCTTTTTTGTGAGTCCACCGGCGGAAAAGAATATGGTTTATATCGTAGATGAGGCGTCAATGGTCAGTTCGTTACAGATGCACCACTTATGTGAGATTGCTAAAGAAAACCATTCAAAAATTGTGTTTATCGGTGATCAAAAGCAGTTCCAATCTCTAGGTGCTGGCAATATGTTTTCGCAGCTTCAAAAGCAAAGTGATATTCGTATCGTCGAAATGACTGAGAATAAACGCGCGCAAACAGAATTGATGCGATCGCTTTATTCGTCTATCAAGAGCAAGGATTTAGAAGAGGCGTTTGGCATTTTAGAAAAGCACCAACGCCTTCATGAAACAACGGATCTCGAGAGGATCAAAAACGAATACCTCAAAGATCGTCATGATACGTTACTCTTGGTTGATACAAACGCGAATCGTAAAGCTTTAAATGAGTTAATCAGAGCGGATCTCGTCGCTCAAAATGAAGTCACACAGTCTCAACCGTTATCTATCAAAGAGGCAATCAATCTAAACGAGATTGAAAAACACTACTCGAGCAATTATCAAGTAGGTCAAATTGTTGTCGCACAAAATGCGTTTCAAGGATTTAGTGCCGGGCAAGAAGGGATGATCACCGCGATTGATCATCCATCCAATACGATCACGGTTACCAAAGATGAGCAAAGGATCAAAATTGATCTAAGCAAAGCTCACGCTCAAGCAATTCAAACTTTTGCTATCAAAGAAAAAGCATTTGGTGTCGGCGACAAAATCGTTTTTACAAAAAACAATCGAAACCTCAAGTTTAGAAATGGTGAGGCCGCTGTGATCCAAGCAATTCATGGGAATATCATCAAAGTGCAAAAGGGAAATAAAGAGTTGGCGTTTGATGCTTCCAAGTATCCTTATATTGATCATGGATACGTGATTACAGCGCATAAAAGCCAAGGTCAAACTACTAGTAGGGTTATCGCTTTCACGAATGCACAAATGGCCAATTTAAACCGCTTCTACGTGCAAATTACCAGGGCAAAACGTGATGCCTTGATCTATACCAACAGCATAGCAACACTCAAGGAGAATACACAAAAAACGCAAATCAAAACAAGTACCCTAGATTATTTTAGGTCGGCAATGCAGCATGAGGCACATACAAATCACAATTACGAAAGGACATTCAATGAGCAAAAAGAACGAAGAATATCAAGAGGATCAACTCTTTCAATACTGGGAGACTATTGCACAAAGCTCAAAATTGCACTCGCAGATCTTAGCCGACATTTTGGCATATTTAAAGGAGATCGACGAGAGATTGAAAGCACTCGAGGCAAAGATCAAATGAAAAATATCTTAATTGATAATGTTAAACAAAACAATAAAAATATAAATCGAGAGCAAACTTTGGAGAAAAAAAGGAGCCGCTAATGCACTGCCTATTTTACTATGAAGATTATCTTATAGTGTGCACTGCTACTAAAATTTCAAATACTGATCTATTAAGACAATGTACTTCACTCATATTGTCTAAAACATATTGCGATATCTGTACGTTAAAGCAGGGGAGTGTAAAAAAAATTGCTCTTTTATCAACTACAAAATCTGATATTAAACTTTCTTTTTATCGATTACCAAATGGCTTTCTTGATACATTGCCATATCAAGAAACTGAGTTGATTATAGAATCTATCATTCAGCAACACAAGCTAGCAATTAGTAATAAAGATAACTCTACATCTGTTTTACAGGATAAAGATATTTTTAAAATCTATTTTGACATGTTAAATGTTGTCGATGCAAAATTTATGAAAATCTATACTGGAGAGTGAAACATGATTATGGAAATTCTAAAAACTATTGTAGGTATTATAAACAAGATTAGTGGTATCGGCAAAGAAACAAATCACGAAGTGGCAGAAGATGAAGAAAATGCTGAGAAAAGAGATTGTGAAGAAGAATTAGAAAAAAAGTCAGACAATGAATATAAAAATATTCTCATTGGCAAAAATCAAGCACATTTACAACAAAATCATTCTTTGACAAGGTACTAGACATGAGAATAGAGACAGCAACTTTTTTAATTCTGATAGCTGCTAATACGATAATATCTTACCAAGTTCAAAAAGAATTGGGCATTCATAAAGCTCTTATTTTTACAATACTGAGTTTTTTTGAGTACATTATTTGGCATATGTTCATTAGAGAATACTCAAAAATAAACGATAGACTTTTTGATGTCAAAAGTTGGCTTATGGGCAGCTATGCAAACTTTTATGGGCAGAGTGAGGGCAACAGGTGGACACCTTCATGGTTAGTAAAACAAAAGATGAAAAATGGAGATCTTTTCATTGACAAATTTAGGTTTGATGGAAGTGTATTAAGAAATTTCAAATTTTTTAGTTTCAAAAAATGGTTTAATAATTTTGATTGTTACATGATTCCTTCTGATTTAAAAAAAGGTGGAATTGTTTTCGGAAGCATGGGCGCTGGAAAAACAGAATTGTTTCATTCGATTCTATCTCAACCAGAATTTGATAGAAAATTTATATATGACAGTAAAGGCGATTTTACTCAGAAACATTACAGATCAAATAGAGATATTATTTTGAATCCATATGATGCCAGAGGGCATGTTTGGAATCCGTTTGAAGAAGCCAATACAAGTCCTTTTGTTGTTGGTATATTTATGACAAATCTATTTAACGCAATTGCTGGAGATAAAAAAGATTTCTTTAGTGCAGGTTCACAAGACCGTTACATGGAATTATTTAATAGCATTCAATATATGGATTCTAAACTGACAGCAAAACAAAAATTTGATTTATTTATTAAACTTTTAAAAGAGTATTTTGAAGCACCTCAAACACAATCACGCACAAGTGAAGCAGATATAGCAAGCACGATGAAGCTTTCATTTGAATTTTTTGATTATATGAATTTTTGTATTCAAAATGGAAGTCCAACTTTTACAATTCACAATTATTTATCACAAAAAAATTGTGACCTATTTTTACTGTCAAGAGATGATCAAAAGTCAAAATTAACAGCATTTTTTACTGGATTTTTAGCTGCATTCGTGGCTGTCATGTTGTCTCAAGAAGATAGAGATTCTTTAACCCTTTTAGCTCTCGATGAGTATCTTTCTTTTGTAAGGAATATGGATAGCGAAACAATCGAAAGTTTGCATGTAAGAATTCGAAGTAAAGGTGGTTGTCTTCTGCCTGGAGTTCAATTTTTTCCTGATGATCATTTATCCGACGGTCTTACTCAGAAAATATTAAATTCTACAACTTATTGGTTTTTATTCCAGGGCATTGATGAATACACATTAAATAAAATTGGTTCTACTGTAGGTAAAGTCAGATATAAAAAAGAACAAGCTAAAGATATTCGTGCTGAACGCTTTGCTAATAAAGATTACTCCATTGAAGAATCTGACTTGCTCAATATTAGTATTTTTCATTCATTGGGAGAAAAATACGAACACATCACATTTATACCATCGAGGAAAATTTTATATAAAGGGTATACGCCACAAGTCAAACTGAAAAATAGAAATGAGAGCTTTATTCAGAGTGAGAATATTGCTAAATTTTATCAACAAAAGTCGAGAGCTTGAAGAGCTCGCATAATCTTGACGTTATTGTAATTTTACTGCTGTAGTTGTTGTATGATAATGATGCTTTGTATCTGTTTTTACTGTTTTTGTTGTAACGCTTGAATATGTGTTTGAAGAAACAGAATGATTAGTCGAAAATGCAATAAGGGCATCTGCCCGTAATGAATAAGCTTCTTGAACTAAATCTTCAGGAATACCTTTTTCATTATTGAGACTTGATGATAAAAATCCTAATGATATAAATTTTTCATTATTAATGTTAGTAAGACTAGTAACGTGTAGCATATTTTTATAGAGTAATAGCTCTATTGCTTCAATCGATAACGGCTGAGCTTTTTGATAAAAAAATTCTTTGATAGCTTTAAAAAAACCATTAGAGCCATAAAACAAAATAATTAAGCCAATAATACCTCCTGCAGCAGCTCCACCACCACTTCCACCACTTAAAAGCATGATACCTATAGCAACAAGCATCATTATTAAGGATGTAACAATATATTTAATGAATTCTTTCAATCGCCACTTCGGATCACTTTTAAATTTTTGCTCTATCGTTTCTTGCTGTAATGCATGAATCTTAGATGCCTCTTTTTTAATAAGGTCAAAATCAATCTTTTGAAGAGGAGGGTGAGGAATTTCTTTGGGAACTGGCAAAGGTAATGAAAGTAATTTTTGAGGTTCTAACAACTCTATATCAACCATTTTTTTCCTTCTAAAAACTAATTCAAGAGGCAAATTGTAATGATGACAAATTATAACATAAAATATTACTAAAACTATTGTAGTAAAAATGTAGTAAAAAAAGGATTTTTTTGAAACTTAAAAAGAAAGGAAATAAGCTTTAAAAACTCGATTTAAAGGGGATGGTACCTGAGGCCGGACTCGAACCGGCACATGTCTCCATACTAGATTTTGAGTCTAGCGCGTCTACCAATTTCACCACTCAGGCACAATAATTAAGAGTTGGAATTATACAAAAAAAAGCTTAAACATCAGTAAAACTGTATGTTTAAGCTTTTTGAGGCGAAGAAATTAAGCTTTTGCTACAACGTCTTTAAGTTTTTTACCAACTTTAAATTTAACGGCTGTAGTTTTAGCTACGTCAACGACTCTATTTGTACCAGGAACTCTAGCTTTTCTAGCAGCTCTTGTAGCAGTACTGAATGTACCAAAACCGATAAAGCTTACATCTTTGCCAGCAACTAGTGCTTCAGTGATTGCTTCTAGAGCTGCATCGACAGCTTTTTGACTATCTTTCTTAGAAAGACCTGCTTTCTCAGAGACCGCTTGGATAAATTCCGCTTTTTTCATTGCTCATTCCTTAATATAAAGTGTTTGTGCGAGGATTGTACAATTTTTTTTAAAAAAAGACAATAATATTTTTTAAAAAGTTAAAGAATAGTGCCAAAAAGTCGATATTTTCTACAAGGAATTAAAATTGCTTATGTCAATAAAGAAAATTTTTGGAGTAAATCATGAGAGTTACAAATTCACTTTTATTTAATACATCTCTTCGTAACTATCGCATTTCTACAGAGAAATTGTATGATATAAATCAACAGATATCTACTAAAATGAAAATACAAAATAGTTATGAAGATACAAGTGTGTATGTAGATGCTATGCGTCTTAGTAATGAAATTGATACTCTAGCACAATCTTCTGATAGCAGTAGTAAAGCTAAAACATTCGCTGATAATACGGATTCTACTTTATCAAGTTTTAATACATCACTGGATCAATTTAAAGCAAAACTTGTTCAAGCTTCAAATACTTCAAATTCTTCAACAAGCTTACAAGCACTAGCTAATGACTTACAAGGTATCAAAGATCACTTAATTAACTTGGCCAATACTTCTATAAATGGTCAATTTTTATTTTCAGGTTCAGCATTATCTCAAAAGCCAATTGCCAGTGATGGTACGTATAAAGGTAATGCAGAAAATTTGACAGCAATGATAGGTTCTGGTGTCGAGCTTCCTTATAATATTACAGGTCAATCTCTTTTCTTGGGAAAAGATACAGATTATAACAGAGTGGTTTCTACTAATATATCAATGTACAATCAATCAAAATTACACCCTGATGTTATGACCAGTGATAGTCAAAATGCAGCCTCCTCAAAGGTATATTTGAAAGATACTGATACTATTCGTGATCTTGTTGGTGATACTAACAATAATGCAACAGATGACTCTAAGGCAGTTTTTTATCTCTCTGGTCGAAAAAGTAATGGCTCAACATTTTCTAATGTTATATCTCTTGACACCAGTTCAAAAGTCTCTGATTTGTTAGACAATATAGGAAATTCTTATGGCAATACGGCAACAAATAAAATTGTAGATGTCAGTATGAATGCGCGTGGTCAGATAGAAGTCAAAGATTTGAAATCTGGAAGCCAACTTCTTGATATGAATATTTTTGGTGCTATTGACCGTAATGCTCTCCCTGGTGAAACGGGCAATGCAAAACAAGTGATGAATGTAGATAACCTGTTGACAAAACCAAATGTTGATATTATTGCGTTTAATAAGAGTAACTATGAAACAACTGCTTCTAGCCCTGATTTAACGATGCGCTCTGTTGCTGTCGTTTCAGGCACAGATGCCATAGATTTTCCAATAAAAAATGTATCGAGTTCAAATATTACACCAACAACACTTTTAAATGGCATTTTCCCCTCTGATGTTGATCATATTGATTTTGGAGGAACATCATTCTCAATTAATGGGAAAACGGTGCAAGATTTGATGACAGCTA is a window from the Sulfurospirillum oryzae genome containing:
- a CDS encoding AAA family ATPase produces the protein MKNIAIINTKGGVGKSTLAFHVLPAILSDRNFEIIEIDNNNKTTTAFLNTQILKGKIISLNIQEGTQKLEELVVTNMLDEDKISVIDAGGGDDSLKVIHTFIDQDLIADTLFIIPFMPDFVQLKNLVDTYNVLPSEAKILVVLNNADLSDPDHLMFVKGNEDFEIPDISSTFTHFAVCPKTPLFSYAASRNKETIKDLALLASQYNKNEILEYAKTKTKSDKDKMTKIYRNWKISRNAKDYLESEAIAQLKSIVLGEQA
- a CDS encoding type IV secretion system DNA-binding domain-containing protein produces the protein MRIETATFLILIAANTIISYQVQKELGIHKALIFTILSFFEYIIWHMFIREYSKINDRLFDVKSWLMGSYANFYGQSEGNRWTPSWLVKQKMKNGDLFIDKFRFDGSVLRNFKFFSFKKWFNNFDCYMIPSDLKKGGIVFGSMGAGKTELFHSILSQPEFDRKFIYDSKGDFTQKHYRSNRDIILNPYDARGHVWNPFEEANTSPFVVGIFMTNLFNAIAGDKKDFFSAGSQDRYMELFNSIQYMDSKLTAKQKFDLFIKLLKEYFEAPQTQSRTSEADIASTMKLSFEFFDYMNFCIQNGSPTFTIHNYLSQKNCDLFLLSRDDQKSKLTAFFTGFLAAFVAVMLSQEDRDSLTLLALDEYLSFVRNMDSETIESLHVRIRSKGGCLLPGVQFFPDDHLSDGLTQKILNSTTYWFLFQGIDEYTLNKIGSTVGKVRYKKEQAKDIRAERFANKDYSIEESDLLNISIFHSLGEKYEHITFIPSRKILYKGYTPQVKLKNRNESFIQSENIAKFYQQKSRA
- a CDS encoding HU family DNA-binding protein, whose amino-acid sequence is MKKAEFIQAVSEKAGLSKKDSQKAVDAALEAITEALVAGKDVSFIGFGTFSTATRAARKARVPGTNRVVDVAKTTAVKFKVGKKLKDVVAKA
- a CDS encoding septation ring formation regulator EzrA, whose translation is MKFETADQTYAFFEEARVVLATLEDKIENFNKASQRFENAQNEFSNIEKNIENIGKRIAEKIHVTTIQEHLINSVKVLKNADDEIIEITRLIQQRRKDERSNLIIILVSSCVATLFTCGIFIAFEAANKPLFNLIYQFVH
- the mobF gene encoding MobF family relaxase, which produces MLSIANMNSAQAAHYHAKDQNYYQQNKETSVWAGKGAERLGLSGEIDIKKFERLCFGIHPCEERTLVDISERAGTDLTFSAPKSASILCELGDERTNQLIRAAHDQAVQTTLSFVEDHYAQTREQKDGHREAISTGNLIIAKFQHDTSRENDPSLHTHCFIVNATQKENGEWRALHNDKLFTHKMFLGQTYRNELAKNLRDQGFAIEVTNAKEGFFEIQGVSKELISEFSQRREQVLEKYEELKKQYPGLEGEKLKEMATTGSRNVKDKNADRNVIKYNNIERAKTIVTGKDLTYLNQLNSSHANHEHQKLTAKDAVDLSIRIQSEKTSVFNREDVMKNAMKLSLGEHSLSAMQNAFDDHVNERSIVQLDQNAYSTPELLQKEFEIVAMAKNRTDPLISAQRVEQYLSHTPYSLTKGQQEAYAHILSSNESISVIQGDAGTGKTFMLKAVRETLESQKQSSNLRGLAFTGKASEELERESGIPSTTLHAFFVSPPAEKNMVYIVDEASMVSSLQMHHLCEIAKENHSKIVFIGDQKQFQSLGAGNMFSQLQKQSDIRIVEMTENKRAQTELMRSLYSSIKSKDLEEAFGILEKHQRLHETTDLERIKNEYLKDRHDTLLLVDTNANRKALNELIRADLVAQNEVTQSQPLSIKEAINLNEIEKHYSSNYQVGQIVVAQNAFQGFSAGQEGMITAIDHPSNTITVTKDEQRIKIDLSKAHAQAIQTFAIKEKAFGVGDKIVFTKNNRNLKFRNGEAAVIQAIHGNIIKVQKGNKELAFDASKYPYIDHGYVITAHKSQGQTTSRVIAFTNAQMANLNRFYVQITRAKRDALIYTNSIATLKENTQKTQIKTSTLDYFRSAMQHEAHTNHNYERTFNEQKERRISRGSTLSILGDYCTKLKIALADLSRHFGIFKGDRREIESTRGKDQMKNILIDNVKQNNKNINREQTLEKKRSR